TTGTCTCCTTTAACACTAAGGCTTCTTTTTGCAACATCAGCAACTTTTTTTAGTTCTTCAGCATTACTCCCATTGTAGATGTGATCATCAAGAATTTCCAATAGGCGATCCTCTTCTAGCATAGAAACGAAGTATGTCGCCaaatttctctcattttcagGCCTAAGGAAAGAAATTACTTTCTTACCTGTTAATAACTCAGCTAAAACAACACCAAAACTATAGACGTCACTTTTTTCCGTTAGATGACTTGTAAGTAAGTATTCTGGATCCAAGTACCCACGTGTTCCTTGCACCAACGTAGTTAATTCATGTGCTTGATCCAAAGGAACGAGTCTTGAAGCTCCAAAGTCTGATACTTTTACTGTGTGGTTACCATCCAAAAGTATATTTGCAGTTTTCACATCTCTATGTATAATTGGCATAGACGCTTCATAATGTAAGTATGCAAGGGCTCCTGCAGTTTCTGTAGCTATCTTCAGACGCTTGTCCCATGAGAGTAAGGAAGACCGGCTTTTATCATGAATATGGTCAGAAAGTGTCCCATTTGTGATGAACTCATAGACTAATAAGGGAACTTCTGTTTCCAAACAACAACCTAACAATTTGACAACATTCCGGTGGTTGATTTTAGTAAGCAGAACTACCTCGTTTATGAATTGCTCTATCTGACTTTGATCACCAATTTTTGACTTTTTAATTGCAACCACTTTGTTATCTAGCAACACTCCTTTGTAAACAGTTCCGTAGCCTCCTTGACCAAGGATTTTACTTTTGTTGTAATTGTCTGTTGCCTTTTCAAGTTCTTCTGCACTATAGATTTTTGCTGTATCCATAGATCCTGTGTGATTTCGGAGTCGTTGTTGTAACAATAAGCCACCATTTTGCTGGAACCACTTCTCTTTGAGTTTAAtgagttttcttttcttgagtGCCCAATATACCCAGGAGGTTCCTACAAGGAGCACTAAGAGGCTTATGCTGACACCTGTATTTGCATATTCAAAGTTATAACATGCATTTCGGCCAATTAGACAGTTTCGTATCTCTATCGAGAAGGTTACGAACctaatatgtattatattaagatgaGTCAACCAAGATTTGAAATACAATGTTTGTCAAGCAAATGATCGACAGCAGTAGTTTTCAAAGTAGAATTCAGTGAGGTTGggaaataaaattcttataaatgtacgtacgtacgtacccaaTGCAATGCTGATGATCTTATTATTAGATTGGCCGAGTACTATAGGCCTGCAATCTGTTCCGTCTTTCCTCCCATCGCCTTCGTATCCCTTGGGACAAGTACATTTGTAATTTCCATCAGTGTTGGTGCATGTTGCATTTGCATTGCAAAGTTTCCGAAGACCCATGCACTCATCAATATCTgaaacacaatatatatatatatatagccggCCGTCACAAGAAATTTCAATGTTTCCATACgaactttaaaataataataataataataattatgggGATGTAAAACCACTTGCAAATGTGTTGTATCAATAGATAAAGGATAGCATCACTCTAGAGCAATTAACCAATCGGCAAGCTAAACTGATCAGTCTAATTAAATTaagtattagagaaatgatagttgcagtcgTGAGTGCGCAAACGCAatgcaatcactttaaaaaaataaataaatacgagattcacattaaaaaatttaaatttttaataatgaaccgctactcttttttaaaatgactccACGATACTTAGACACTCTACGACTGAATATAGCGTTACTCAATTAAGTATTAGATAAAAATGAAGGTATATATACGATCATTTACCTTGGCAACTCTCATGTTCATGATCAGGGATGTAAGGGTTCCCTAGATAACCCTCCGAGCAATTGCAACGATAACCAGGGCCGTTGGTGGAATCGTAACAATAACTATGCGTTGCCTTACATGCATagcttcccttttttttctgaGCATCTTTGCATCTCTTATTTCCAATTGCCCAATCAAGCACCAGGGGTACAGAACTCCTATTCTTTAAGTTTACGAAATCTAAGGAGGAAAAATTGTATGCTTGTTCATCCACTATAAAGCCGTAACCACATGATCGATCTTTGGATTCTTTGCCAGCAGGTAAGGTATCGTTGCTCAATCTCCGAACATTCAAAATATACCCCGTTGCTCCTTTTGGGATAGAAGTCTGGCAGCAACCAATGCCAGAGCAAGACCCGTTAACCACGGTGAGATTTTGGTCACAGAGTGATAAGCATCCAGTGGTGAAGCCCTtcttgttgggaatttggacctccaaattcacccccctaggatctaccctttgcaggaataacaagaaaaatagagaaataataacaacacaagaaatttacgtggaaactccaaaacaggagaaaaaccaccagacccagagaagaaaattcactatgtgaaaaattgttacaatcacacaatttttctcctcaccacacctacaaagctatcccactagtaaaactttaactttacacctcttccccttttacaaaaggttaatagaggaatttaactaaagtcaaaagttactagataagctttcaactggtgcacttaaactaagaggctaagcctcttatttataatacatggcttatgccattttcattaatcccaccgatgtgggactaacaaataagcaaaaaagtcaacaatctccaccttgcgactttgactagtcccacagccaagctccaccttaatgaagatcttcatagcttccgctatcatgcttcaccataaaagcatacccacttagaataaaccaattccaagcatttcatttCGGACCATGTCGaaaaacaaccttgctgaaaattatggtgtaacttccacgtttggctttcctggaagttcatcagccatcgacatgaatttccaccacacaccctgcatcaatgccaaaccaatgcctgtgtgcaaacttgtggacccgctaacattaacacatcctctatcatgacaattttgggaattagcgacatgccatgaggatgtacatgtctctttttaaagagcaaaatcttccatggagagagacacaatattagcatcatttccagtatctccatttactgacttggagccacttgccgaacctgctccagttcttggacaatttttcttgacgtgcccagattgtccacactcccagcagactactttcttcttcatggagttcttcatcttcccatttccagctgctaccatcACTAAGTTCTCATgtggaacattacttccactacttagtcttctctcttcagaaaatattttactggtaacctctgaaaaaattattttctccttcccatgtatcaaaataggtttcatgtgctcataggaaggtggaagagaccagatgaatctcaaggcttgatcctcatcatcaattttaactccaatagcttctagctcagcgacaatgccattgagaacacttaaatgatctgaaatagttgtaccttcactcatccgcagtgtatgaaactgctccttcaggtacacacgatttgagacgcccttcgtctgatacaactcttcaagtttttcccagagttcctttgccgtagatattccatgcacatttgcaagaacatttttggccaaGCACAAacgtatcgcacttgctgttctcaaatccagatcctcccaatcttcatcgctcattttaTATCTGCTactttcaccagtcacactagtaccagtgctgacttcaggtgttggtctgcccttcaatgccttgtgtaatcctgattgaatcaagacatccttgacttgtacttgccacaagccaaaattgattctcccatcaaatttctccacctcaaatttgacaagatttgaaggcctacttcctgacattgctttgatgaatttactgtagaaatgaatagtacctcactaagtcagttcccaggaaagattggagggtcacaatggacacacttaaaatttccaatctcctagacagaacctccttagactgtacgtatccacactaccacaccaaagctccaccccacaaaaagaacctagtggctctgataccaattgttgggaatttggacctccaaattcacccccctaggatctaccctttgcaggaataacaagaaaaatagagaaataataacaacacaagaaatttacgtggaaactccaaaacaggagaaaaaccaccagacccagagaagaaaattcactatgtgaaaaattgttacaatcacacaatttttctcctcaccacacctacaaagctatcccactagtaaaactttaactttacacctcttccccttttacaaaaggttaatagaggaatttaactaaagtcaaaagttactagataagctttcaactggtgcacttaaactaagaggctaagcctcttatttataatacaTGGCTTATGCCATTTTCATTAATCCCACCGATGTGGGACTAACAAATAAGCAAAAAAGTCAACACTTCTGTCCCTGATCTGAACCTTGAATATACGTATAAACATCACAACCAACAGCAGTGATCTTGTTCCTCGTTTCTGAGATGCGAAAACTTGACAAATTAAGCAAGGCAGAGATGCCTGTGTAGTTCACAGTTGATCTGGGGGAGACGCAATTAGCATACTGTGATGGATCTCTGGAACCGCAAGGAATAGCTTCTGCGTTTTTGTCATTTAAAGTCCGGGGGCCAGCTTCGAGGAAATCGTACACATTGTCTGGAGGGTGGAGGCCTTTGCAAAGGAGGGCT
This is a stretch of genomic DNA from Carya illinoinensis cultivar Pawnee chromosome 15, C.illinoinensisPawnee_v1, whole genome shotgun sequence. It encodes these proteins:
- the LOC122297709 gene encoding wall-associated receptor kinase 2-like, whose product is MDVMVGKLLQQLLLGLIILAATAASIPNSSICDRMCGNIKIPYPFGTSEGCSLDKPFLITCNHTFHPAIPFLDRGIAVEDISVLNGELRVSNDVALLCKGLHPPDNVYDFLEAGPRTLNDKNAEAIPCGSRDPSQYANCVSPRSTVNYTGISALLNLSSFRISETRNKITAVGCDVYTYIQGSDQGQKGFTTGCLSLCDQNLTVVNGSCSGIGCCQTSIPKGATGYILNVRRLSNDTLPAGKESKDRSCGYGFIVDEQAYNFSSLDFVNLKNRSSVPLVLDWAIGNKRCKDAQKKKGSYACKATHSYCYDSTNGPGYRCNCSEGYLGNPYIPDHEHESCQDIDECMGLRKLCNANATCTNTDGNYKCTCPKGYEGDGRKDGTDCRPIVLGQSNNKIISIALGVSISLLVLLVGTSWVYWALKKRKLIKLKEKWFQQNGGLLLQQRLRNHTGSMDTAKIYSAEELEKATDNYNKSKILGQGGYGTVYKGVLLDNKVVAIKKSKIGDQSQIEQFINEVVLLTKINHRNVVKLLGCCLETEVPLLVYEFITNGTLSDHIHDKSRSSLLSWDKRLKIATETAGALAYLHYEASMPIIHRDVKTANILLDGNHTVKVSDFGASRLVPLDQAHELTTLVQGTRGYLDPEYLLTSHLTEKSDVYSFGVVLAELLTGKKVISFLRPENERNLATYFVSMLEEDRLLEILDDHIYNGSNAEELKKVADVAKRSLSVKGDNRPTMKEVAVELDGLRIKEK